In a genomic window of Candidatus Syntrophosphaera sp.:
- a CDS encoding IMPACT family protein, translated as MSRQTISRPAEFGQKIKRSVFRCFLFPIAGPEQARELIAAHNREYAGATHNCFAYVCGWEREIQYYSDAGEPSGTAGKPILNALLRAGMTNVLAIVSRWYGGVKLGVKGLIEAYGNTAEHALELADKVPAEAQSWFSVAAEYAVVDSLTKLVHSLGGEIASANWAERAELVVRVPEAKRGRFSEFADGFHREKRLDYHLKEN; from the coding sequence ATGAGCAGGCAAACGATCTCCCGGCCGGCCGAATTTGGGCAAAAGATCAAGCGCTCGGTTTTCCGCTGCTTCCTCTTCCCCATCGCGGGCCCGGAACAGGCCAGGGAACTGATCGCCGCCCACAACCGGGAATACGCCGGCGCCACCCACAACTGCTTCGCCTACGTCTGCGGCTGGGAACGCGAGATCCAGTACTATTCCGATGCCGGGGAACCCTCCGGAACGGCGGGAAAGCCCATCCTCAACGCGCTCTTGCGGGCGGGTATGACCAATGTCCTGGCCATCGTGAGCCGCTGGTATGGAGGCGTGAAACTGGGGGTGAAAGGCTTGATCGAGGCCTATGGAAACACGGCGGAACACGCCCTGGAACTGGCCGACAAGGTGCCCGCGGAGGCGCAAAGCTGGTTCAGCGTGGCTGCCGAATACGCGGTGGTGGATTCCCTTACCAAGCTGGTGCACTCGCTGGGGGGAGAGATCGCCTCGGCAAACTGGGCGGAACGGGCGGAACTGGTGGTGCGCGTTCCGGAGGCCAAGCGCGGGCGCTTTAGCGAATTTGCTGATGGCTTCCACCGGGAAAAGCGCTTAGATTATCACCTAAAGGAGAACTGA